One Methanofollis sp. genomic window, GGGCCGAAGTGGACGACGGTCGGTTCGCCGAAACGCTTCATGTCGATGAGGTCGCAGAGTTCTACGATGAACTGCTTGATCTTGTCGGCGTCTCTGATGGTGGCCGGGTTGCAGTTCTTGAGGTCGACACTCGTGTAAAGACCCCAGGATCCCTGAGCGTTGAACTTCTTGATGATCTCGTCGTCTGAGAGGGTATCCCAGTAGTTCGTGGTCTCGTTCAGGGTGAGCATGTCATTCTGGTTGTGAATCTCGGTTGCGGTCATATTCATCACGATCCCCTCCGGGAGAGTTCCCTGGAGGCTATGATGTAATAACAACATCAATTGAAGATTTAAAAATATCTATCCAGATACCCCACAGGGAATGAGATAAAACGGACAGATTAGAGAATAAAATGAGAATTAATGGCCAATAATGAGTCATTTCGTGAATAAAATGCAATATTATGCCGAAACCGGTCTGCCCCGTATTTACGCCGCGTTTGATCCTCCCGTACACAGCAGGGCACGCCCGTGGCCCCGATCGGTTTTGCGCTCTATAAATGGCCAGATTTACATTCGGCACCATCAGACTCAGGGAAAAAAGGATTTGAATGGTTTAATTTGGCTAAAACAAGCCAATTCTGTTTTAATTTGAAATTTTAAGTTTCCAGAAAGAATAATCAGAGATAGTATGGCCATTCCTCCATTATATCAGGCAAATGGAAAAACATCCATATATCTGTGAATTCAGTGTGAAAAATAAATGTAAAATAATATGTTCACTAATGAACATCATCGTTCATTTTCCGCCTGCCGGTGCGGCAGGGCATCCAGTTCAGGGGCGGAACCGAACCCGGCCACATACCGCACCACGGCCCGCGGCGCACCGTCAAGAAGACGGCGGGCGGTGTTATAGACACTCGGACGGGCGGCGGGATCGACAGAACGCATGACCCCGAGAAGGACGGCGACAAGGGGGGCCTGGTGCTCCTCTCCCATGCTGTCGAGCGCACCGAAGACCTCCAGGGCGCTGACCGTGTTGTACTCGTTGATCCCGGCAAGACGTCCGAGCACCCGGGCAAGATACTCCCTCCCGGCCGTGGTCTCCAGGGAGACCATCCTGTTGCGGACGAACCTTCCGTAGAGCGCTCTCTGGTCGTTGCTCTGCTCGATCCTGAAGGACGGCGACACTTCCACGCGTCGCACAAGGTCGATACAGTCGGGCGCCGTGACGCCGGCGACGACGGCAAGGAACATTTCCCAGGAGACGAGGTCGGCGCGGGACTCCTCCTCGAAGACGTCGAGCACGGCCATGCGGTCGGGCGCCGACGAGTCCATGTAGGTCGCAAAGGCGACAAGACTGTCGGTGGTGCAGGCGGCCCTCTCAAACTGCTCCCTGATCAGGGCGTGCACCGCCGGGGTGTCGAGGGAGGCGAGGAGGCCGAGGACCACATTCTTCACCTGCCGCGCCTTGATCGCGGCCGGACTCCGGTCGGCAGGCGCCGCGGCGTACCGCCTGTACAGGGCACGGAGAACCTCTTCGTGCCGGGAGGCGATGCCCCTCTGGAGGCGGTCCCGTGCCCCGTGCAGGGCGGTGTAGCGGTGGGCATAGCGGGGGTCGTCGACCGACTCGAAGATGGTCAGGAACTCCCCGCCGACCGCGGCCATCAGGGCGTCGTCGGAGAGGAGGTCGGCATAGAGGTCAGAGAAAGAGGGCGATGGGACCGCACCGGGATCGTCGAGGAGTCTGACCATCTCGGCCTCCGCAAGGCTCTGGAAGGCGCAGAACCTCCCGATCACATCGGGGTCGTGCCGCACCCGGAGATGACGTTCTTCCGGCGTTGCATCGTCGACCAATTTCCCATAGAATGAATAGCCGCGATTGGCCGCGACAAAGGCCGGCCTTTCCACGCCGGTAAAGACGACCTCTTCGTGGCGTCCGGTGACCTGGTGAGTCGCACCGGCGATCTCCCGGCCCTCCCTGTCCATCAGGGCGACCACACAGGGGAACTCCCAGGGCTCCATGCCCGCGGGCGTCTCCTGGTCGAGGGTGAGGGTGCAGGTGCGGGACGCGGGGTCGTAGGAGTGCGCCATCCGCACCGTCGGGTAACCTGTCTGCTTCAGCCAGAGATGTGCCATGCGTGCAAAACTCCGTCCCGCCACCTCCTCCATCGCATCGAGCCAGTCCTGCCTCGACGCGTTGCCGTGGGCGAACCGCCGGTGATAGAGGTCGAGGCCGCGGGCAAAGGCCTCCTTCCCCATGACAGTCTCGATCATCCTGACGAACTCGGGGGCCTTGACATAGGTGACGCCGGTGATCAGTTCGTTCGGGTCGTTGAACCCGTCAGGCTCGATCGGCATCGAGGCCGCGCCGGCGTCGAGGGCGAAAGTCCCGGTCTCCGGGTCGACGAGGTCGACGACACTCTGGAGGCGGGCATAGTCCTCGCCGAAGAGGAAGGCAAAGTGCGCGTTCTCCACGTGGACCGTCACCGCCTCGTTGAGCCATAGTTCGAAGGGGCTCTTTCCGGTGACCTCGGAACCATTCAGGTTGTGGTAGTACTCGTGGACCTTCACCCGGATCATGTACTCGTAGGCCCGGTCGGTCATCCGCCTGTATGGCATGATCCTGTTGGCCGTGATCGTGGTGTTGCCGACATTCTCCATGCCGCCATAGTCCGAGTTCTGCATTGCGATCTCGCGGTAGACCGTGCCGGTGTAGGCATAGCCCGGCCTGATCTCTCGTACCTTGCGGGCGAGGTCGGCACGGAGGGCCGAGACCCGTTCGTCGTCCCCGGCCTCTTTCGCCCGGTCGCGTTCATGGCAGAGGGCCCAGAGATCGGCGCGGTCGTACTGGTCAGGGCCGGTGAAGAGATAGACCCAGAGGACAGCGTCGGCAAGCGCCTCCAGGGAAGCCCCGGCGACCGCCGGGTCTGAGCCAGGCGGCGCGAGCAGTTCGAGGGCGAAAGTCCGGCCGTCCGGGTACTCGAAGTCGCGGGAAAAGGTGGCGTACGTCCCCACGCCGAGGAAGAAGAGGTACGGCGCCATCGGCGTCGTCGTGTTGTCGTAGGTGACGATGTTCCTGCCGTCGCCCATCGGCTTCCTCCCGGATAGGCCGTCGCCATTGGAGATGATATTTGTATAGCGCTCGTCGGCGATGATCGTCGTCGTATAGGTGCACTTCGCCGCCATGTCGTCGAAGCACGGGACAAGCCTCTGAAAACCCCACTGCTGGCACTGGGTGATCTGGGTCGGCGGCGCCCCTGCCGGCGTCTCGTCATAGTACAGGCCTTCAAGGAGCGTCCGTGACGGCCTGCAGCGTGTCCGGGTGAGGAGATGGAGGTCGGCGCCCGGCTCGACCGGGTCGTCGAAGGAGAAGACGAGGACGTGACGGTCCCGGTCATAGGTGATGCCGGCCGCGGCCTCATCGCAGGAGGCGGCCACGACTTCGAGGTCGCGGGCATTCAGTTCAAGACGGTTGACCGGCCGGTCGCGCACACGGACATGCAGGCGCGAAGAGACGTCGGTGACATCGTCACGGACAGAGAAGGTGAGGTCCATGTGGACGACCTCGACAGGCAGTTCCCCGAAATCTTCAGGATAATAGGTAAAAATACGCGTCATCGGCTCGAAAAAGGATGGGCCGGGAAAGGGGATTACTGTTCCGACAGCAGACCCTGCACCAGGGACCTGACCCTGCCGAGGGGAACCCCCCGATCTGTCAGGACGCAGAGGATACTGTCGCCATGGGGCACGGTACAGAGACGGCCGACAGGCGTCTCAAGGATGAAGTACGAGAGACTCCCCGCGCCCAGGGAACCGAGGAGGGAATCGGACTCCCAGAGAGAGGCCGCAATATCGGCACATGCAAGCCCTTTCGGACAGGTGCCCGCAAGAACGGTCATCTCCTCCTCGGTACACCGTGCCACCAGGCGGACGCCGTCCTCCTCACGGAGGAGGGGAGAGGAGACCGGCACTCCGGCAGCCTCGCTCCGGGAAAGGCCCGCCGAAGTATTCTCTTTCTCCTCGTCGTGGACGGGCACGCCCTCTGCCTGACACCAGGCAACGGCGGCGGCGAAATCCTCGTCGGCGTACTTGCAGAGGGTCAGTTCGAGAACGTCCATGGAGGAGAGGTATTCACGCGCCGCATTCCCCCTCAGCGTGATATCGCCGTGCCTGAAGAAGTATGCAACCGCCTCCCCCCTCCGGATCAGGACAAAACCCCTGCCGTCCCTGACGGCGACCTTCACCGCCCCGAGAAAACGCACCGTATGGGAGTAAACCCAGGACAGGGGGGCTTGCATCGTTCCAAGGCTGGTTCCTTCAGGCAGATCGTCGATCATAGCACAGATTCGATAAGGTCGCGGTTCTTCTTCATCTCATACCTGACACGCCCGGTATTCGCACCGGGTTCAAGGAGCACCATCAGCACAGGGCCGTTCCCGAGAGGTGTGGCAAGGATGTTCCCGCCATCTGCTTCGAGCATTGCGTCCTCGTAGCCGTCGGCACCGATCCCTGCGGAGAGACGTTCCCAGACGTCCCGCACCGTGGGGACAAGAGATGCCGCAGTTTCCCAGTCGGCATTCCCGGCCTCGCCGAGGACCTCGCCGTCAGGCCCCGCGACGCATGCGGCAACGGCCCCGGCGACGAGCAGTTTGCTCAGGGTAAAGTTAATCAGCAGAGTATCTCCCTCCAGTCATCTTCATTATTCCGGGGAAAGGATCCTCTCCCTCACCCGCCGACACTCTCTCCGGGGGTCTGACCGATCGCCCGGGCACAGGCGCTGGCCCGTGCCGGGAGGAGGAACCCGGCAGAATAACCGGATATCTCCTTCGGCGCCAGAGCGACGATGTCACAGAGCGGCATAACCCCACTCATTTGCCGTCTTCACGCGAGAGGGCGTCAAGGATCTTGTACGAGTTGAGCATCCTGTTGAATGAGGTGGCAAGTTCGCCGATCTCGTCGTTGGTCATGACCTTCACCTCAGAGTTCCGCAGGTCGCCCATGGAGACGCTCCTCGCCACCTCGGAGAGTTGAGTGATGGGACTTGTGATGCTTGTTGCAAGGAAGAAGCTCCACATCACCACAAGGCCGAGAGTCACGAGAGTGAGGAGGAAGACCGTCCCGGGCAGGCCGATTGCTGCCACGATACCCTCGGTGTCGCCCATGGAAATGAGGCCGATGAGCGCGATCGGGAGCACTGCCACAAAGAGCATGCTCACGAAGAGTTTGTAGAAGATCGGGATCTGGAGGGTGATGCTCCGCCCCGTCGTGCCGGACTTGATCGAACCTTCCATACTCAGATATTTACACGCTCCAAATTTAAATGTTATGATTTTTGGTTCGAGGCATTTTTTACTAAATTATAAATTAATAAGTATTTGCTCGGCGTACGCAGGGACCAAAAGATGCAATGATAAAAATACGGCTCAGGAAAAAAGGAAAACGGGAGATTACTCATTCTCGGCCTTAGATGCAGGATTACGGGACGAACGCCCTATCAGGGAGAGCACGGCAGGCATCACGATGATCGCACCGATCAGGGAGAAGCCCACCGTGATCACGGTGACCACGCCGAAATTCTGGATGATATTAAAGGTGGAGAGGATGAGCGCCGAGAAGCCGAAGACCGTGGTCATGCCTGAGACGGTGATCGCCGTCCCGATCTGGGAGACGCTCTGCTGGATCGCATCATAGAGTTCCCTCCCCTTCTCCCGCTCCTCGTAGAAGCGCTCCATGATCAGGATGGTGTACTCCGAGGCCACGCCGATGGTCATCGAGCCCAGGCAGGCCGTCAGTGGCGTGTAGTCGATGCCGAGGGCATACATGATCAGCCCGTTCCAGCCGACGATCATGATGATCGGGACCAGCGGCGACACAGCCTTCCCGATCTTCCGGTACACGAGGAAGAGGAATGTCAGGATCAGCCCGAAGCCAAGGATTGTCATCTGCGTCTTCCCCGTCTCGATATCGTCGATCAGGGTCGTGAACAACTCCAGGTTGCCAGTCGGTTCGGCGACGATCCCGACAGGCGGCTTCTCCCAGGCAATGTCCTTCCGCACCTTCGTGACCAGGCTCTTCGCCTGTTCCATCTCCATTTTGGTGAGGGAGAACTGGACGACTGCCCCCATGTTTCCGGCAAGATATTTATTCTTCGTTTCATCAGGGATCCGGTCGAGGACGGCCCGTGCCTCGGCGTCGGTCTGCGGCATCGCCCCGTTGTTGTACCGGAGGATCTCGGTGATGATGCTGGTTACGCCGGTGATCTGGGCATTTTCCTTCACCTCGTAGTCCGAGAACCCCTGCATCCACTGCAAACTTTCGAGAGAGGTGACATCGTCGCCCCTGATATAGATTGGGAGAGTCTGGGTCGAGCCCATGGTCCGGACGATCTTTTTCAGGTCCACGACCGCCGGCATGTCAGAGGGGACGAAGGTCTGCTCGTCCGTGCTGATCCTGATTTCGCTATCCATCTCGACACCGATGAAGGCGACGAGGCCGAGGATAATGAGGATAGGGATAGGGTTCTTTGCAATCTTCACCGCAAGGTTCCCGAGGAACTGGTTGTATGCCTCAGTCGCCCCGCTGTTGGCGACATTTCCCTCTTTTTTCGGCCGGTATTTTACAAGCACACCAAAGGTCGGGACAGCGATGAGGGCGGTAAGATAGCACATCATCACGCCGATGACGCAGACCATCCCGAAACTCCGCACCATGGGGACGGGCGAGATCCCCATGGCGACAAAGCCCATGGAGGTGGAGAGCATCGCATACAGGACTGAGGGGCCGGTCTTCGTGATCGTCGTGATCACCGACTCGTCGATCGGGGCGAGGCGCCGCTCCTCCTCGAACCGAGAGTGGAACTGGATCGCGTAGTCAATCCCGATGCCGATGAGCACGGGGAAGGCGCCGATGGTTGCCATGTTGATGTGGATCCCGACAACCCCCATCAGCCCGAAGGTGAAGATGAGGCCGGTGGCCACGATCGCCACAGGGAGGAGGCGGTACCTGACATGGGAGAAGAGGAGGCCGACGGCAAGGATCATGAGGAGCATCGCGGCCCCGATGAGGACGCCCATCGAGGCGCCCATCTCCTGTTTCATCTGCTGGGCAAAGGCAGGGTCTCCGCTGACCGTAACCCCGACGCCCGGCGGAGGACTGGATATCGCCACAACTGAGGCAATGGAGTTGAGCACGTTCTCCCTGACGTCGGAGGAGACGCCAGGATCGAGGGTGATGATTGCAATGGTCATCATGTTCGAGGGGACGTAGCGCTCCATGATCTCGGGTGGGACCAGTGCCTTCGCTCTCTGCACCTCCGCAGCAGATGTCGGCAGGGTGCCGCCATTCACCTGCCTGACCAGGTCAGTGATACTCCGCGTCGAATCAACGTACTGTTCATCGGCGATGTCGGCCTGGAGTCGGTCTATATACGCGAGCACGTCGGGGTTGAGGACATCGTCGGTCTCGACAAGGAGCATGATGCTATCCGACATGAAGGAGTCGGCGTACTTGTCGAAGAGCATCCCGCGGGTGGTGGTCTTGTCTATATAGGTATCAGACCCGGTCTCCATCGAGACGAGGCCCATGCCGTAGAAGGCCACAAGCAATGCGGCGACGAAGAATCCAGCAACCACCGCGGGGTGCCTGACAATCATATCTGCAATAATCTGGTAGGGGGATTTCACACCGCGACCTCCGTCATGCCTAGAGATTGTCCCGGCGTACAGATATATCATTTGTTGCGAACAAGACAACAAATTCGGATGAGGACACAGGGGTCATCCCTCTCTCAAATACATACCTGAGGACACGATAGGAGGGCTCTGGAGAATTTCTGGCTCTGGAAGATCGGTGGCGGGGTGTTCACCCCCTGATCCCCCTTCAGGATAGAGATGGGATGGTAGTCTCCGTCTTCATGATCTCCTCATCTGTCTTCCCTCGTTCTATCCTAAGTTGGGGGTCTGGGTGGGGGGTGAAATCCCGGTACGTTTTTCGAGCAGAGCCCCGGGGGAACACGAGGGGAAAGGCAGTGGATCCGCGCTCTCCCTGTGGGATCAGAGATGTCACCCTGGCTAGAGGAGGATTTACCCTGAAAAACCCGTGCAGGATTTTTCAAAGAACCGCCTGAAACGAACGTTTCATGAGTGATTCAACAAAGCCGATACGAGCACTCCTCAACTCCACTGCATCCCGCGTTTCAGGAAAAGTTCCTCGTAGTCCTTGTAGGCCATGATATACTCGGCATGGGGCCAGATGAGAGGATATACCACATAGGCAAAACCTTCGGACCACTTCGGGTGGTCCTTGATCCCGTCGATCATCACCATCTTGTCGTCCCTCAAAATGCCGGAAGAGCGGAAGAGGTCGACCCACTCCTCGAAGCGTGCGATTGTCGAGATGTGCTCGGGAAACATGTACTCGTGGGCGATGTCCAGAACCCAGCCGAGGTACACCTCGGCCCGGTCATAGTCGCCGATATGGATAAAGTGCCGCGCCAGCTGGCAGGTGAAGTGCGGCCAGGGGCCGTAACCGCCGTTGTTGCGGTCCCATGACTCGGGGTATCGGTTGATGCCGCCCAGTTCGCGGTCCCAGAGGGCGGCGTCCAGTCTCCGGACCGTGTTGATCACCCGCAGGTCGCGGTTCTTCAGCAGCCCGAAATAGGCCGGGGCGTACTCGGCCACATCAGGCTCAAAGATCACCGAGGCAAAGGGGTCGTAGCCGAGGGGTTTGCTC contains:
- a CDS encoding M1 family metallopeptidase; translation: MTRIFTYYPEDFGELPVEVVHMDLTFSVRDDVTDVSSRLHVRVRDRPVNRLELNARDLEVVAASCDEAAAGITYDRDRHVLVFSFDDPVEPGADLHLLTRTRCRPSRTLLEGLYYDETPAGAPPTQITQCQQWGFQRLVPCFDDMAAKCTYTTTIIADERYTNIISNGDGLSGRKPMGDGRNIVTYDNTTTPMAPYLFFLGVGTYATFSRDFEYPDGRTFALELLAPPGSDPAVAGASLEALADAVLWVYLFTGPDQYDRADLWALCHERDRAKEAGDDERVSALRADLARKVREIRPGYAYTGTVYREIAMQNSDYGGMENVGNTTITANRIMPYRRMTDRAYEYMIRVKVHEYYHNLNGSEVTGKSPFELWLNEAVTVHVENAHFAFLFGEDYARLQSVVDLVDPETGTFALDAGAASMPIEPDGFNDPNELITGVTYVKAPEFVRMIETVMGKEAFARGLDLYHRRFAHGNASRQDWLDAMEEVAGRSFARMAHLWLKQTGYPTVRMAHSYDPASRTCTLTLDQETPAGMEPWEFPCVVALMDREGREIAGATHQVTGRHEEVVFTGVERPAFVAANRGYSFYGKLVDDATPEERHLRVRHDPDVIGRFCAFQSLAEAEMVRLLDDPGAVPSPSFSDLYADLLSDDALMAAVGGEFLTIFESVDDPRYAHRYTALHGARDRLQRGIASRHEEVLRALYRRYAAAPADRSPAAIKARQVKNVVLGLLASLDTPAVHALIREQFERAACTTDSLVAFATYMDSSAPDRMAVLDVFEEESRADLVSWEMFLAVVAGVTAPDCIDLVRRVEVSPSFRIEQSNDQRALYGRFVRNRMVSLETTAGREYLARVLGRLAGINEYNTVSALEVFGALDSMGEEHQAPLVAVLLGVMRSVDPAARPSVYNTARRLLDGAPRAVVRYVAGFGSAPELDALPHRQAENER
- a CDS encoding roadblock/LC7 domain-containing protein — encoded protein: MQAPLSWVYSHTVRFLGAVKVAVRDGRGFVLIRRGEAVAYFFRHGDITLRGNAAREYLSSMDVLELTLCKYADEDFAAAVAWCQAEGVPVHDEEKENTSAGLSRSEAAGVPVSSPLLREEDGVRLVARCTEEEMTVLAGTCPKGLACADIAASLWESDSLLGSLGAGSLSYFILETPVGRLCTVPHGDSILCVLTDRGVPLGRVRSLVQGLLSEQ
- a CDS encoding HAMP domain-containing protein; this translates as MEGSIKSGTTGRSITLQIPIFYKLFVSMLFVAVLPIALIGLISMGDTEGIVAAIGLPGTVFLLTLVTLGLVVMWSFFLATSITSPITQLSEVARSVSMGDLRNSEVKVMTNDEIGELATSFNRMLNSYKILDALSREDGK
- a CDS encoding RND family transporter, whose amino-acid sequence is MKSPYQIIADMIVRHPAVVAGFFVAALLVAFYGMGLVSMETGSDTYIDKTTTRGMLFDKYADSFMSDSIMLLVETDDVLNPDVLAYIDRLQADIADEQYVDSTRSITDLVRQVNGGTLPTSAAEVQRAKALVPPEIMERYVPSNMMTIAIITLDPGVSSDVRENVLNSIASVVAISSPPPGVGVTVSGDPAFAQQMKQEMGASMGVLIGAAMLLMILAVGLLFSHVRYRLLPVAIVATGLIFTFGLMGVVGIHINMATIGAFPVLIGIGIDYAIQFHSRFEEERRLAPIDESVITTITKTGPSVLYAMLSTSMGFVAMGISPVPMVRSFGMVCVIGVMMCYLTALIAVPTFGVLVKYRPKKEGNVANSGATEAYNQFLGNLAVKIAKNPIPILIILGLVAFIGVEMDSEIRISTDEQTFVPSDMPAVVDLKKIVRTMGSTQTLPIYIRGDDVTSLESLQWMQGFSDYEVKENAQITGVTSIITEILRYNNGAMPQTDAEARAVLDRIPDETKNKYLAGNMGAVVQFSLTKMEMEQAKSLVTKVRKDIAWEKPPVGIVAEPTGNLELFTTLIDDIETGKTQMTILGFGLILTFLFLVYRKIGKAVSPLVPIIMIVGWNGLIMYALGIDYTPLTACLGSMTIGVASEYTILIMERFYEEREKGRELYDAIQQSVSQIGTAITVSGMTTVFGFSALILSTFNIIQNFGVVTVITVGFSLIGAIIVMPAVLSLIGRSSRNPASKAENE
- a CDS encoding S-adenosylmethionine decarboxylase; protein product: MLTLNETTNYWDTLSDDEIIKKFNAQGSWGLYTSVDLKNCNPATIRDADKIKQFIVELCDLIDMKRFGEPTVVHFGPCEKVAGYSMMQLIETSLVSGHFANETNAAYLDIFSCKDYGPKKMGEFCKAFFGAESMTTHVLFRD